CGGCTCAGTAGCATAACCGGTTTTAAAGATTTGACAATCCCTTTCTACCCAATTCAGGGAAAAGGCCAATTACGGTGTCGTGGTCGGTTGCAAATTCTAACTTGtcctttttatctttctttctttttttactgcAAGGTGTCCCAAGTTATCCCAAGTTAGCTTCCGCTCATCTTGAACtggcttatttacttttttggtctTCAAAATATTGGCGAGTGGCCAATTTCATCCCCAACATTTAAAATGTGTCAATTTAGTCCCCAGTCTAGATGTCGTCCATTTAGGCCGTTAGAATGAGGGGTGTTTCCGGAAATTCACCTACAAGTATCGAAATGGCTACCCAAATCTAACCCTATCCCTAGTTCTTACCAGCTACTACCAGTCTACCACCATCTCCACCACTGCCGctaccacctccacctccacctccctctcccaCGCCCACTCCACCACCAAATCTCAAAcgccctttctctctctctcattattcAGCACACATAGCAAAAGTCCACAGAGAGTGAGCCCAGGAAAAAAATGCACATCCACGCCATTGGTGAAGTCGCCCCAAACGGTGAATTTCTTCAACCTTCCTCTGCCCCCACTCCCCAGCTCTCTCTTgtgcctttgttttttttttttttttatcagcaaaaaagttttttttgggtggcGTAGGGGCTGTTTGGGGTGGAGGAGATCTTGACGGCGGCGAAGGTGGGTGTATCTGTGGCGCTTTGAAGGGTGGAGTTGGGGTTCCGTTTGAAGGCGACGTAGGGGCTATTTTGGGTGGCGTAGGGGCTGTTTGGGGTTCTGATGGGTGGCCATTTGGACGGCGGCGATGGTGGGTGGATCTGAGGTGCTATTGGAGATGGCGGAGGGGTTGTGGTGTTTTGATGGCTGAGGGGCAGTGGATGTGAGGGTTTTTCGGTCTAAGGAGGCGTAGGGGTGGTTTTAGGCGGCAATGAGGTAGGAGGCTTTGGGCCTAGTTTTGGGTCATGGGAGGAGGGTTCTGGAAGGACAGCGGTTGGGGTGGGTAGCGGTGTTGGTGGGTTCCATTTGCAGCGGCTGAAGGACGACGGATGCATGTGGGCGGCGGGGCAGCGGAGGAGCAATAGTTTTTGGAGGTGCAGGGCACTGGTGAAGCAGCAGTAGCAGTGGTGTGGTTTGGCTGATCGGTGTGTGCCTTGGATATTCTAGCCCAAGAATCTTTTTTATATCTAGAGAGAGTCGGGGCCCCGTTTGCTGAAATCTTGCCCaactctataaaaaaaattggagttgcTTGGAGGCGGAAGAAACGGTCGCGGCGGGTGGAGGTGAATTGGTGTTCGTGGATGGAGTGTTTgtcgattttgattttgattttgattttggaaccTAAAAAGTGGGGTTTGTAAATTTTGTATGTTGTGTGGGTTGGCAAtagtgagagacagagagaggggggaTAGCAAGGGATGAAATACCAGTAATGCCCTCCATTTTAACGGACAAGAGGGACGGAGTTAGGGGTGAGGACTAAATTGACACACATTTTAAATGTTGGGAACGAAATTGGACAAATGTTTAGATTGAGGACGAAATTGGCCACTCGCTAATACTTTAGGgaccaaaaaggtaaataaaCCTATCggactaaggctccgttccggaaatcttcttaaaaaataagtatttattttgccacttctaattcaaaaataaaaagaggcatttcacaaaatccttcttaaaaagttcatttcacattttcaaactcaaaaataatataaatgaaaaaaaaattcaatttttttgtaccgtattaaagatctcaatgagatctatcaaacaagatccatagtggtaggaaaattatttgcgtaaacacataatttttgaacttgaagttgccttatacaaaaaataagactgttgctatgataatgggcgccgggagggaaatcgtaccggtggccgcgctgggccgtctccggccaccggacggccgatccgagccatccaaaaattctataaaaaaaaatcgagatatatacacggaaaaggggtgctcggatcaagcaccatacacacttcggatgccattgattctcgcgcaagctccctcggtttttttttttagaatttttggacagctcggatcggccgtccggtggccggagacggcccagcgcggccgccggtacgatttccctcccggcgcccattggtacctatataaattctaacAAAATAATTAccacccttcttatttttcggaacaacccttcttattcaacaaaaaataagttcttaattCCTTTCTGGAACACAGCCTAATACCTATAATTTCTCCCATAGATTTTTTACAAACTTGCATAATGCGTATGAGGGTGAGGTTACGGCAATagttattaacaaaataaatcaaaCCTGCAACTTCAGATAAGAACCGACCAAGACTAGCATGCATGTCAATCTCTTTGGGTTTCCCCTTTCCGTTCCTCACGTATTATACTATACTATTCCActcgtcccaaaatatttgtccgatcCGTAAAATATagtattaaaaatattacaattcttgcaagaaaaattcaaatttttttgcaacaactcattagatatcaatgagttcttttaatttgtaaaaaaagttttaaatttttttccgaaaaaattatgttatttttaagaCATTATTTTACGGACCAAACAAATATTTCAGTACAAAAGAACTAATAAAATGCAGAAATGCTCCGTCATATTCCAAATTAAAACACCGTCCAGCAATCAATGTAAAAACCCACATCATTTTCGACCAGTCTTCTTTCGAGCCCACCTGTACAATAGGAAactcttttttaaaaaagaaagaaactttgAGTAGTAAACTAATCAAATTTTCTATTGAGAATATCGGAATCATGCCAGATCAGGAAAAGCAGCAGCTAATGAGTAATGTACACGCCACCACTTCGTATTGAGCGCCAGCCTGAGCATGTGGACACAACAACAattactagtatatatatatatatatatagtataatAAAGTTTCGTGACAAATATATGTTGTCATCAACGAGGGCCATAACTCATAAGGAGCAGTAATCCACAACACGACAGTCGTAGCTAGGGAAAGTAGTTTAGGACAAGTTTTTATTGGTGGTGGAGCTGCGGTTGGACTGCAGTCCAATCACAGTAGTTCATTTTTCTATTCAATaatgcaaattttaaaaaacttttccggagttaaattttttctcgaaaaaattgtttttagaTCTCAACTGTTAGAAACATTATCCGACAAAACCGCACCTGTACGGTCGAAATGCAATTTGCAGACAAACCTTATTCATATGCTTCTATAGTAGTTTTCAATGGAGTATGGTCGGTCACTCTAATAATTGAACCCGGGAAAACTTTAATGATAGTGCCGCATGGAGTGCAGTTTCAACACGTGTGAAACTTCACCACCCACTGCACTTCAATGAACTGACTTTTTACGGAGTTGCTgaaacatttttattgtccattattttgttagtttttttttttatgtcttttgtttaagtattttagtatagattttgaaaaatacgtaatatgaattttgtttgataaatttcgattaattctataatacaaagtttttaaaattataaaaaatattataaattgaaagatataaacaattaaaaaataacacacAATTCGAGAATGAACAGCGAAAAATGGGACGGGGAGAGTACtataaaattaatgaacgaattggatcatttgtgtaagATGTAAAGGCGGgctctaaaaaaaattgtccacaAATCTATGCAAAAGAGTTTTAGGTTATGAGTGTTTTTCGTTTtagaatttaatttaaaaaacaaaaacaagctaAAAATTGAGGCAATTGCATCTAGTAGCCAACAGGCTCCTCTACACAGAGGGAGGAGAATAAGAGAGGAGAAAATGTGTGGGATTTTACTTGAAAGTATGATTAGATTGTTATGCTTGCTCTCTTATTTGGTGTCACAATTAAGCTTTCGGTGTACCAAGACAAATTTGGCGTGCGCTTAGAAGCACCATCCCCCATTCCAACTTGGGGTCGACCGGTTGTTGATTTGGGGCCCCAGAAATGTCCATGACACAGTGTAAAACTATCATAAATTGTACTCCACTAAAAGTGTTTTACCATTATTGCAACTTTAATCAATCCCACAACTTTCCTGTTGTCATCCAATTTGGGTCTATACAATAAAGGAAACGTTCATTTCATAGAACTCGTTAAATTAAACGACTTAGAGCattcacaatgtaataatcaaaattaaaaggttgttaaagttagtaatgtttgctcaaaaaagtgctcacattgtaataatcaaacttagcaacctcttagcaactcatcaaattttgacctttgaataaccaaatttaacaacttttatcaataaccaaaactcaataaccaaacccaataactaaatttaaaactaaaaaattaaaaaacacctcacattagaatcgtctcatcgagacgaataatttggtgtggtcgggtgcgcgattggaactcgtttgcaattggacatagatgcattgcgtattgtgggggtttttttttatagggatacaaaaataaccaatgtggagatcaagtttgttaggtttgattatgaactaaatgaataatcaaatgctgacgtgacacattttgattatcgattttgattattcccattgtggatgctcttattaGAACCAAAATTGTCTTGATAAAAGAGCTATAGTTTCAACCACCGAAATATGATTTGAAACTCGGATGGTCCATTTTGCTTTAATTAATCTATCTATTGCACTTTGTTTATGGGGCTAGTAATGCTCAATGAtgctatttttgttttccttaatACGGAAACAACTTATTTCCTATAAGCCGATCTGTTTGATTACCATTATGAACCTTAAAATGATCGGTTTGATTACTATTATGAACCTATAAACATTTTAATTGAACCGTACTGGATCATAAGCCAACTAGACAGGAGCTTTTAGTTCTTCTCCTTCATTTCCGGGTTGAATTTGGTCGAGTTTTCCTTGACCAGTTTCGTCCATTTTTTTTCATCCGGATCGTCTATATTTGTTcggctgtccaaaagtgttttaaacaATCTCAACTAAAAAACAGGACGAAACTGGTTGGTTGGGTAGAAACTCGACAGGATCCGACCCTTCATTTCCCATACACGTAATCTCAGCTCCATATATAAAGGGCATTTTATCCCCTGattcccctccctccctccgaTACCTGAACTACTCTTCCCAAAAGGCCAAACCCAACAGAATCCGTTACACTCACACAACACAAAATATCGGCTAAAATATCCCCACccacttttagagagagaaaatcacttccTCGCgccagtgagagagagagggagagagggggagagggacCGGAGAATGAAGGCGCCGGAAACCGATCGCCGCCGATCACGCACTCGACCGGCGGCCCAAGAACCGGCCCCGGCCAGGCCCAAAACCCCTCTCCGCAAGCTCATGCGGGTCGCCTCGGTGGCGTGCGGCATTCAGTTCGGGTGGGCCCTACAGCTGTCTTTACTAACCCCCTACGTCCAGGAGCTGGGCATCCCCCACGCCTTTGCGAGCGTGATCTGGCTATGCGGCCCGCTCTCGGGCTTCTTCGTCCAGCCGCTGGTGGGCCACATGAGCGACCGGTGCACCAGCCGGTTCGGCCGCCGCAGGCCGTTCATAGTCGCGGGGGCGACCCTGATCGTGGTCTCCGTCCTCATCGTCGGCCACTCGGCCGACATCGGGTGGCTGTTCGGCGATAGGGGTGAGTCCAAGGTGGGAGCTATTGCTGCTTTCGTGGTAGGGTTTTGGTTGCTGGATGTTGCTAACAATACGACGCAGGGGCCTTGTAGAGCCCTGCTTGGCGATCTCACTGGTAAAACAAACATCAAACACCTCTGTTCGTATTtatatggttttttttatttttttttaaatttgtgatAATTGAGGTGTCCAACTCCGCCTGGTtcttagagccttatctttctTTCCCAGCCGGTCCCAAGCCCGGATAAAGGAGGAGGGTAGTGCGTCAGGTAGCTGATAGCTAGCACGTAAAAAAGCCCGTTAGAGGATTcgtgtagccgaccccaagtgattgggacataaagctcggtttggtttgataaTTGAGGTGTCCGGGCGAGCTTACCTGCACCTCTGGGAATTTTGAGGGATCAATCCAACTAATTGACTAGTTTATACTTAGAAATGGTTGAATTAATGGGTTATTTGACCGAACTTAGGTCTAAGAGTGGGGGAACCTTGCCAGTGTTGTTTTAACAGCCTTCTATTTGGTAGTAGATTGGTTTGTATTGATGCTTTTACCCACAAATCCGAGAAGTTGTTCGCGGTTTGAGAGAACGAGAGGTCCTGATGTCTCAATTTTGAGTATGGGAAATGGAGCTTTTAAATACTTACGAGTTGCTCAAATTTTAGTTGCATAGGGTTTCATTTTTGTTTATCTAGGTTTTTTATGCAGCTCAGTTTTCATAAGATTGATCAACTTTTGAGTTTGTATCAGCTTGCTTTGACTTGGCCAAGGATAGGGGTTTCGATAAAGCGAAGTTGATCTGTTTAATCGCCCGATGTAAATACTTTGGTCTGAAGATGGATTGAGTTTGATTGGATTGTTTGACATTTTTAAAAGATTGGGTTGACATTTATAGCCTATTCCAAGtaacaggttttttttttaatcatagaGTATGTAGATTGCAGTGAGCTATGAACCTATGCTTGTTCTAATTCATGAGAGAAGGTGTGGAGGTATTAGCATGAGGAACTTACTATTCGGCTTGTAGAGCTTGATTGGTGTAAGAAGACGTAGGGGTGAAATTTTGGCGGTCTTAGTGGTTTGGCTCCTTGCCAACTACCACTGATGATTTGTTTGGGTtgtttgttctattttcttgtCTTGTAATATTTTATGATAAGTAATGAAATATTAGTTCTTTGCcgtttagaaaaaataaaaattgtttgttCTAATTTATGAGAGATGGATTGTCTCCTTCTATTTGAAGTTATGAATTTGCAATGTTGAACACTAAATATGATATGTAGATTGCGAttatagaaaataaattataagtCAAATTAGAGTATCCCAGCACCTAAGGTGCACATATACGGATACAATATGGTACGGATTCAATACGATACGGAtacttgatttttcaaaaaagaaggatACGATACGTTGGGGGATACGCTGAATATAAAAGTGAATAAAaaatgtactatatatataatttttaattcttaaaattccattaatgattaaagttttCCATTACACAAGTTTAccatttcatatatatatatatatatatattatctgTCTCCCAttaggaccacctcattttaataaaatgcagacctccttttcccgattgaattttgatgatccgagccgctcaatgtattcaaaacgtgattttaagggtgccggcgagaaatcaaaaaaaaaaaaagatcgggaagagcttcatccgagcagtttttgtttgttttttatcgaatggttcaaacaaaaactactcaaatcaagcccttcccggttattttttttgccgatttctcacaggtacccttaaaatcacattctgaacatatttagcggctcggatcatccccCTCATTGGAGACTGactgatacacacacacacatatacacacacacacaaaaagagagagacagcgggggggggggttggggagagagagagagagaggatatcgTCGTTGTGTTTCTAGTGTCGATTGGtgggtgaaaaagaaaaatatagtcctaattgcaattttaacccatatattttaagCAGTAACATATTTCCCTCGTGTGTGTCCAAAATGTATCCAAGCGTATCCAACACAGATCCGCGCGTATCCGAATAAGTATTGGGATACCAAAACATAAATCTAAAAGtaggatactttaaaaaaacGTATCGGATACGTCTCCGGAGCATATCCGAGAGTATTGGTATCCAACACGGATACGATACGTgatacggaggccaaaatagagtatccgtgcttcatagaccAGCACAACAGACTAGGGTTTTGTGTGGAAGAACCAATACAGGACAATCCAAGGTTAAGCTTGAACCTAGAGGTACATTGGTCCAGATGCCATGCATGCAATTGCCTCAAGGCCTCAACATCCATCCACATGTGATGTCTGGTTAGTGGTGATATGTGGAGCAACACCATACGTCACTTCTTGGTAGCTGTCCTTTGAGGTCGAGCCATGCCAACTGGGGGCTACCATATAAGGCGCATTGTCAAGTCCAAGCATGCAAAGACTAACTATTTACTGAGAGGCTCTCTTGTCATGCCGGTGGAGATGTGCTCAGAGCTCAGTGTCTTGAGGATACGATTGAATGTATTTCCATCTGCACACTTATTGTCTTCACCTGCGGCAACACAATCTTTTACCCATTTGATGAAACTCTATGGTTCTCTATCTTATAGGGTCTTTTTTATAGTCATATATGTCCTAAGGCATTCTGATGTTGTGACAGCGGCCTAGATTGGAGCAGTAGTTATGGACCTTATGGAGTTAGTGTTTTCTTTCATGTGACTTTTTTGGCTACTGTTCATCAAGGTGCTTATTGCCTTCTCAAGGGTGAAGGGGACACACACGCTTACTTCTATTCATGGAAGACAATTGATTTCGGATTAATAGAGAGGCAGAAAGCAATCTGGCATGCTTCTTCCGCTACTACTTAATGTTGGATAATGTCATGATCAATTTGGGAATTTTGGCTCCACAAGACTTGTGGCATTAGTGGAGTGTTAGACAGGGTGGCAACCAGCTTCATTACCTTGACAATGTATGTTCATTGCACAGAATGTATAGtgagttattttctttttcctcttcagCCTAGACACTGAATCATTGTCGACTGTGGGtagaaaagaaaagtgattCATTTTGCTAGACCCGATTGCTAAACTTTCTCTCCTACTAGTGCCACCGTAGTGCTTATCCTGTCATCTGCAATGCTTCACTCTCTCTTTCGTATTTTCCATACTTGCATAGAAGTCTACCTCAACCTATAGTGAAGTGGGCCTTCTAAAGAAGTCCTTTATTAATTGAGTTACGATGGTAAGATTGTGGACGTAAAGAGGTCCTTtgctcattttccttttcatatGTGACAGATGAGGAGTCCATTGAGGAACAATAGAGAACATACAATTaccacaaaagcaaaaaaagggCGAACGAGGGAAGGACTTGGAATTTTTAACTAACATACCTGTATGTACATATTACTAattatgtatgtgtatgtgttgTTATATTATGCTATTAACGTGTGAAGTTAGGAATCGTTCAAGTGAATTAGTCCACTTGAGGGTTTTCAAAATGGATGGTTAGTGTTCTATTCTAGGTGATTCTCAGATCCCATGTGATGACCTATACACATCTTCACATTTTTTCAGCTGCGGGCCATCTATAGATTAGCATTTATTTTGTTacttatgctgtgtttggataagtttttgagaaattttttggggttatgagtggagaaagagatgagagtaatgattgggaataggggtaatgagtggagagagagagagaaatgagaataatgattggagataggagtAATGAGCGGAGAGTAATGATagaaagtagaggtaatgagtatttttttagttgaaattttttttttgaaaaaaggaaaTGAACAAGGCATCAAGGGCCAGCCAGCTTAAGTTCTAACAAAAGATCGATGGCATGGACTTGACTTGATATGTTCGGGGCCACTTTGGGCCTTTGGCTAGTAAGATGGTTCTAGATTTCATCAAAACATGGATCCAGAAACTGTTGGGACCCATAATAAGGCCTATTGGCCCTCACTATACCTGTGGCTACCATGCCTGAAAGATGCCCCAAAATATCTACACCAGAGATGAAAAGTAATGTCAAACTAATCATTAGCATCCTAAACTTTTAAAGAATATATTCAATAAGCTGAAGATCAATAAAACATGGTATACAGCATGGTCAATTCAGAATCCGCAGTTTGCTGTTTCTTGTTAGTGTGCTCTTTGCCATTCCCATGAATGGTTACGAATTTTTGTTCTTTGCCCGGGCTTGTTCATAACCGCGTTTCATTAAACCCGATTACTTAGTTGTGGTCTCTAATTGATGTTGGACAAGTTTTGCTGCAAGATCAATGCCCCAGACAACTGTCTTCTGTTGAGCAAAACTAAAGCATGCCTTTCAGTGATGTAAAAGAAGACTAATACTATAAAGCCTCATTTTATCCTTCTCTTTGTGGAAACCATGGAATGGTATTCATTGAGTATAGGAAAGGCTCTATTATCTAATGTTCCTCAGAAGATGAGAATGGTGCACCTAGAATGGATCTCTTTTTTAGAGAATGTTAACTACGTCATGCAGTTTTTGTGGTTTCCGTTTTGAGAAAAGCACCAGCCCTACTCTTTTGCACAGCTTATGCACATGCTCCGTATAATTACAGGTataccaaaactaccaaaaactGGTGTTTTTAATCTTGTACCTTTCTTTCATTTAGGCGGCGATCACCGCAGGACTCGAGTGGCAAATGCTTATTTCTCATTGTGTATGGCTGTTGGTAACATACTTGGCTTTGCTACTGGATCATACAGTGGGTGGTACAAGATTTTGCCATTCACAGTCACCTCTGCATGCAATGCCGACTGCGCCAATCTCAAGTCTGCTTTCTATCTTGACGTTGCTTTCATCGTTATAACTACGTGTTTCAGCATCACAGCTGGCGATGAGATGCCTGTGAATCATGGGACCTCCCACTTACATGAACACATGCCTGAACAGTCAAGCCAGGCTGAAGAAGCTTTCTTCTGGGAACTGTTTGGAATCTTTAAATATCTCTCGGGGCCTGTTTGGGTTATCCTTCTTGTTACTGGTTTGACTTGGATTGGCTGGTTTCCATTTATTTTATATGATACTGATTGGATGGGTCGAGAAATCTATGGTGGTGAGCCAAACGAAGGGGAGAATTACAATGTGGGAGTCAGAATGGGTGCATTGGGTCTGATGTTGAA
The sequence above is drawn from the Rhododendron vialii isolate Sample 1 chromosome 6a, ASM3025357v1 genome and encodes:
- the LOC131329150 gene encoding sucrose transport protein SUC4 produces the protein MKAPETDRRRSRTRPAAQEPAPARPKTPLRKLMRVASVACGIQFGWALQLSLLTPYVQELGIPHAFASVIWLCGPLSGFFVQPLVGHMSDRCTSRFGRRRPFIVAGATLIVVSVLIVGHSADIGWLFGDRGESKVGAIAAFVVGFWLLDVANNTTQGPCRALLGDLTGGDHRRTRVANAYFSLCMAVGNILGFATGSYSGWYKILPFTVTSACNADCANLKSAFYLDVAFIVITTCFSITAGDEMPVNHGTSHLHEHMPEQSSQAEEAFFWELFGIFKYLSGPVWVILLVTGLTWIGWFPFILYDTDWMGREIYGGEPNEGENYNVGVRMGALGLMLNSVFLGITSLLMEVLCRKLGAGVVWGISNILMSLCFVAMLVIAYIASHVDKVGDDLPPNGVVAAALVVFTILGIPLAITYSVPYALISSRIESLGLGQGLSMGVLNLAIVIPQIVVSLGSGPWDQLFGGGNSPAIAVAALSAFVSGLIAILAIPRSRSDKSRGRH